A window of the Streptomyces sp. JB150 genome harbors these coding sequences:
- a CDS encoding small secreted protein, which produces MEGTKPVNKKLAAALSGGAVLVLALSGCTGDDGNEELDAWAKQVCDELRAQATTIKAANAAIQQETSDNSTPAEVQQADSKAFQDIADAYKAIGGVITKAGPPNVEDGKKKQQDAVKELNAISASYGSLKEQVDALNTKDQAKFAAGLKDVAAEMKKLGKTGSDALKALEEGEVGQAMAKQQSCKSASASATPSAAQG; this is translated from the coding sequence ATGGAAGGGACCAAACCGGTGAACAAGAAGCTCGCGGCCGCACTGTCCGGCGGTGCGGTACTGGTACTGGCGCTGTCGGGATGCACCGGCGACGACGGGAACGAGGAGCTGGACGCCTGGGCCAAGCAGGTCTGCGACGAGCTGCGGGCGCAGGCGACGACCATCAAGGCCGCCAACGCCGCGATCCAGCAGGAGACCTCGGACAACAGCACCCCGGCCGAGGTCCAGCAGGCCGACTCCAAGGCCTTCCAAGACATCGCCGACGCCTACAAGGCGATCGGGGGCGTCATCACCAAGGCCGGTCCGCCCAACGTCGAGGACGGCAAGAAGAAGCAGCAGGACGCGGTCAAGGAGTTGAACGCCATCTCGGCCTCCTACGGCTCGCTGAAGGAGCAGGTCGACGCGCTCAACACCAAGGACCAGGCCAAGTTCGCCGCCGGTCTGAAGGACGTCGCCGCCGAGATGAAGAAGCTCGGCAAGACCGGCAGCGACGCGCTGAAGGCCCTGGAGGAGGGCGAGGTCGGCCAGGCGATGGCCAAGCAGCAGAGCTGCAAGTCGGCGTCCGCGTCGGCGACACCGTCTGCGGCGCAGGGCTGA